A window of Eriocheir sinensis breed Jianghai 21 chromosome 39, ASM2467909v1, whole genome shotgun sequence contains these coding sequences:
- the LOC127008893 gene encoding mucin-21-like, with protein MRGRATWAAAFGLLQVLGYCCAFGGYPGTFYQMMLRLNKERKYGRTAPSPSRLWAVLNPAATLGSLSHIPLDSNRVVRRDLEPRQVPDPVVEESEPVNEESDSTTIGSDPTDGSFTGGLEAESEAPGGELETEGGGLGPIDAESDGGLTDGSTIPNVVSELTNEEPETINEKPEPTNVESEPASATAGSEITSGGSNGVSETNNEVSEPTSGPLETTSGESSTTSGPFEATSGTTETTSETSITTSGTSITTSGTSITTSGTSITSDSSITTSGTTITTPSSSISTSEPTEPTSTASTPTEGSTSSTTSLAPEPTTEESEPTSVTSEPTDGDSELPDGGSTAEEEEAGAGASCGGDMVMPSPPASHTPTQGFTLKQNISTPGWEDGRYPDEVDCVWNLKVGPECEVGLLLYQVVEGEVAQTPRCLRDYLEFVQPNSHSTRYCGPLVNNREKVSGIDSWHTSQERNTTIRFRATAPRPFDDSAFVSGAPRGFVMEVTYYCWLYKSLRRAAGEDGEPGGDKGGGQDSNRGQGQGGSSVRGTGDENEINFDFKSKESGRGTGHTSEHLFS; from the exons ATGAGGGGCCGGGCAACGTGGGCGGCGGCGTTCGGGCTGCTGCAGGTGCTGGGGTACTGCTGCGCCTTCGGGGGATACCCAG GAACCTTTTACCAGATGATGCTGCGGCTGAACAAGGAGAGGAAGTACGGCCGGACAGCCCCCTCTCCAAGCAGACTGTGGGCCGTCCTCAACCCCGCGGCCACACTCGGGTCCCTCAGCCACATTCCCCTTGACTCCAACCGCGTCGTGAGGAG agATCTGGAGCCCCGCCAAGTACCGGATCCCGTGGTAGAAGAATCAGAGCCTGTGAATGAAGAATCAGACTCCACTACAATAGGATCAGACCCCACAGATGGAAGCTTTACTGGGGGACTAGAAGCTGAAAGTGAAGCGCCCGGTGGAGAATTGGAAACTGAAGGTGGAGGATTAGGACCTATCGATGCAGAGTCGGATGGAGGATTAACTGATGGATCTACAATTCCGAACGTGGTATCAGAACTTACAAACGAAGAACCGGAGACTATAAATGAAAAGCCTGAACCCACAAACGTAGAATCGGAGCCTGCAAGTGCAACCGCGGGATCAGAAATAACATCAGGAGGATCAAATGGAGTATCAGAAACCAATAATGAAGTATCGGAACCTACAAGTGGCCCGCTGGAGACTACAAGTGGAGAATCAAGTACTACAAGTGGACCATTCGAAGCTACAAGTGGAACAACAGAAACGACAAGTGAAACATCGATTACTACAAGTGGAACATCGATTACTACAAGTGGAACATCAATTACTACAAGTGGAACATCAATTACAAGTGATTCATCGATTACAACAAGTGGAACAACGATTACTACACCTAGCTCATCAATTTCTACAAGTGAACCAACAGAACCAACAAGTACAGCATCAACACCCACAGAAGGATCAACAAGTAGTACCACAAGCTTAGCACCAGAGCCTACAACAGAAGAATCAGAACCCACAAGTGTGACATCGGAACCTACAGATGGGGATTCAGAACTTCCAGATGGAGGCTcaactgcggaggaggaggaggcgggagcggGGGCGTCCTGTGGGGGGGATATGGTGATGCCTTCCCCGCCCGCCTCCCACACGCCCACGCAAGGCTTCACCCTCAAGCAGAACATCTCCACGCCGGGCTGGGAGGACGGACGCTACCCTGACGAGGTGGATTGTGTCTGGAACCTCAAG GTGGGTCCGGAGTGCGAGGTGGGGCTGCTGCTGTACCAGGTGGTGGAGGGCGAAGTGGCTCAGACTCCCAGGTGCCTCCGTGACTACCTCGAGTTCGTGCAGCCTAACAGCCACTCCACCAG gtACTGCGGGCCCTTGGTGAACAACAGGGAGAAGGTGTCGGGGATTGACTCCTGGCACACGTCGCAGGAGCGGAACACAACCATCCGCTTCAGGGCCACCGCGCCGCGCCCCTTCGACGACTCCGCCTTCGTGTCCGGGGCTCCGCGGGGCTTCGTGATGGAGGTGACGT actACTGCTGGCTCTACAAGTCACTGAGGAGGGCGGCTGGTGAGGACGGAGAACCAGGCGGCGACAAGGGTGGTGGACAGGACTCGAACAGAGGTCAAGGGCAAGGAGGAAGCAGTGTGCGGGGGACCGGAGATGAGAATGAGATCAATTTCGATTTTAAGAGCAAGGAAAGTGGACGCGGTACGGGACACACGAGCGAACACCTATTTTCGTAA